In the Ranitomeya imitator isolate aRanImi1 chromosome 2, aRanImi1.pri, whole genome shotgun sequence genome, TTATAAAATAACAGAATAGAATATATTTCACTAATCTATATTCATCTATTTTTTTATTCTCTGAGACAAAGCATTTCTTTTAATCATTGCGTTTCAGAAACAATAACTTCTACCTGTGTGAGGGCTTCGGTATTTTTGTTTTTGGAACAAGAGTTGCATTTTTTTTATGGCACCATTAGGGGGCACATATAATGTACTGTATGCTCTGATTGCCCAATGATTCACTGCAACACTCATTATTGCAGTTTGTAGACATGCAAAGAGAATAGAGTAATACATCCACCATGGAATAAATTTGTCACAAAATGTtattataattaaaacaaaaaaggcgcttaCATATTACTGGCATAGTTGCTAAGTGACAGAATTATAGCAAGAGAAAACAGGTGCAACAAAAAGTACAACACCACTAAGCAAGTTAAAGGATATTTTTGTTTCCATAGATATgaatataaagtgacagtgcagtaATCGATCCAATCCATGTcaaaataaagtgacagtgcagtaATGGACTCGGAAACCCTCATGTGGTCACGTCAGCATAAATGCAGTATAACCTCGAGTGAGTTATTTATCCAAAAACTGAACATCAGGCCACAACCTGTAAGCCCCTGGaaaaagcccacgcgaaacgcgcatcggggtggtgTGTGCGCACTCCTTACAGTCATGGGTAAGAGGATTATCATTATGTGACCAGGTTGTGGCCTGATGTTCAGTTTTTGGATAAATAACTCACTCGAGGTTATACTGCATTTATGCTGACGTGACCACACTGGGTTTTCGTATCCAttattgcactgtcactttattttgATATGGATTTGGTGGGAGTATATCCATAGTTATTGTGATGAGTGGTTTGGGCAATTAGCCGATCACCACTGTTTGAACTATGTGGTCTGTGCCTAAGATTTTGTATTCTACTCATTACTGCAGTGTATTATTCACCGTCACTGTTTTACAGATACTTAATGTTCCCTGTATAGGGCATCTAATAAGCAAATACATATGGACAACATGGGACCTTTGCTAGGCCAAAGGTTACCATGACATATCATAGATACAAGACCAATGGGTCACATAATGTGGAAATAGCTATTTGATACAGCAGACATCTGCTGCGCAGAACATTATTGTTGGATGTTCTCAGAACTGAGAATATCTTAATGGTCTATGACCCTTAAGTTACCATTTTGAATATACATGTGGGCATAGAACTATGTAGCAGTCACAACCAGGTCCTGGTGCATTTTGCCTGTAGGCCTCTTTGCAACCTATGAAGACACCAGTAATACACATGGTGCATAATTTATTGGACCACTGTGACAGATTAATAACGGGGGCCTAGGAACCTAAAGTAAAGCCTCAGTATGACAATACATCAGGAAGCCAATACGTTGATTTGACTATTACCAATTGTTCATGACTTTCTGTAGCATTGGCCTACAGTGTACTTTCCAGAAGATAATTCACTTGTGCTGACTATTGGTTGTCACTAATTCATTTAGCAACTTCCTACTTTATTGTGTTCCTTAATCTCCCCTTACAGTAATAAAAACAGAACTTTTacttgtttttctgcaaatttcttTCATTTTCCATGCGAAtctaattgaaataaaaaaaatgcctaAAACTTAAATATTGCAGTTTTTAGACTGACGTGGACACTGGGGTCATATAGCTGTGGATGATCCCAGCAGATGATATTAAACAGCTCCTCCTCCCTCTCCAGGCACAGCGATGTTTGCACATGTCACCAGCATGCCCACAAGCACACTCCCATACAAATAAAAGTAAACACCCATAGGTCTAATCTATAGTTTACGAGATGTTAGTCTTTTTTAGCTAAAAATAAAGGACAACTCCCACATCTTGATAATAAATCGTGGAAATGTATTCTAGTCAGGCCATTTTTGGTTACACATCAGCCTTTTTCAAGTGTTTTCGGTCTGTCGGTATATGTTACTGAAGTTCTGCAGCCCTCGTGTCATGTATTATCCCCTCAGGCCCTGCTTTAGGTATAGCTAATTGGCTATATATGGCTTTTCATCAAATTTTTTTAGTGAACCCTTCCAGTGTCTGTAAGGTATGCAACAGAATTTCATTGACGACTCTCCTGGAATCTTTAGTAGAGTCCCATGGTAAAAAGAAGACCATATGGACACAATGGCCTCCTCAGACTTTTTATGCAGTCAACCACTTTGTAGTCTTTAGGATAGGCATGCAGAAAAGGCACTGGTCTTGGAAAATTATGGTGTAAAACACCTTATGAGGTGACGTGTTTTGTTGCTTGGTGTTCTTGTAAACGTAAACCACTTATGAATCAAGCGTGGTTGGGGCATTTTATGGTCATGGTTTATAGATTAACATAGGCAACATTTATTTTGTTCTCTTTAAAGGTCTCTAAATCTGCCCAGGAAATGAAGACCTATGTGGAATCTCTAGCAACAGAAGATCCCTTGATTAAAGGAGTACCAGAAGATAAAAACCCATTTAAAGAGAAAGGTGGCTGTTCGGTTTCCTGACACTTGCACAAAACCGGATTCCTGGAGCCAAGCAATGAACTTTTCCCATTGTAGCCCATTCATTAGAGTAAATTGTGTTTGCCTGTAAGATTTTGGAAACGAGGCTTCTCCTTTGGCTTTCAGAAGAGGATGATGAGATATGTAGTAGGAATGTCAATCAAACCATATTTCACTTACGATTGGATTTTTCAAAGTATCTGTATTAAAACAGACCAATACCTCAATATATCTGAGAATTTATTATATTTTACATTGATATACAAATATACTGGGTACAATTAATCAGATCTATGAGTCGGTGTCAGGCCTGGTCTATAGTTGGGCATTCCAACTATAGATGTCTGATAGGTGCAGATCCTGTCTTTAGGACCCGACCATACAGCAGGAGATGTAGCTATTCTGGAGATTGGTGGGTTCCAGAAATGGCTTATGCATAACGTACTGAAGTAGGAATGCTTCTTCAACCATAGTGTCTCAATTGTCACCACTTCCATGTAGGACACTTAGACCAGGAGTAAAGCCCTAGTCCTAATCCGAAATATCCCTTCAAAGAGTGAGTGGTTTGTTGCTGTCCATTAGTTCCCAGCACAAGGGTAAATGCCTGCTTTTGCTCACCCTACCGCTCTGATATTCAACATTTGCACTGGGTTAGCCAGTATTAGCGCTTAGTCTCCTGTCACCTATTAATGAAGAAATGATCTGAGGACATGGGTCATGGTCTAATTTGTTAATCAGCTATACTAGGAAGTATGAGCTGATCCCATCTGTTCACACAGATTAGACCACAAAGTAAAGATCACTCCACTCATATGACACTATACGTATACCCTCGACCTAATCACATCACTATATAAAATAAGCACAGTGGGAGTCAAATGGGGTGAGTACATTTTGCAACTGTTATTTGTTCCAGTACATTTGATTTTAAAAATACAGCAACTTTTAAAATAGTCTTTCTTAATAATATCCTACCAcattgtgtatacagctcctatgcagacctatGTGTTACCAATTGCAAAGCAGCCCCGTACATAGCCTTATGCTGCTGTGTGTTACTTACCTCCCAACACTTGTGATTTCCGATCAGACTTGTCCCATTCTTCCAGAATGTCAGAGCTTACATGTCTTTCTATTTCTTCTCGTGTCATAGGAGGATTGAACAATCCCTGTCACTAATCACTTGGTTAAGTCGGACTTCTCAGGCTAAGTCCTGATACCCTGATATTAAACTGGAAGTCTTGAGTAATCTTATTGGGGCTTCTTAGTTTGCCTGCCACAGACTTTCAGATTTATGTCAGTCACTGCAGATGGAGTGTGACCTAATGACAATGACACAAGCTAAAAAGAATAAAGATTGTATATAAACACTCCATATACTGTGCACAAGCATTACCTGGATGTGTTATCAAAAAATCATACGGTAATTATCCTAAGGATTTAACAGTGCATGATTACCAGTGTATAATGGGTTAAAAAATGCATTCTATTTTTCTATGTACAAATTGCCTTTTCATACAGGAAGAGGAATAGAACTCTCGTGCCATTTATTGGCAACATTGACTTTATTTtataagccttgccacatgacatgATAAAAGGAAACCCTGGCTAAAGCTCTTCTATAAGGACAAGCACTTTGAGTGCCATGGATTTGTCAGAAGATGGCTGTAGCTTGACCTGGGCGTGCAAAAGACTTCTGATAAAATATCAGTATTGTGTTGTATggaataatacatagtaacatagttagtaaggccgaaaaaagacatttgtccatccagttcagcctatattccatcataataaatccccagatctacgtccttctacagaacctaataattgtatgatacaatattgttctgctccaggaagacatccaggcctctcttgaacccctcgactgagttcaccatcaccacctcctcaggcaagcaattccagattctcactgccctaacagtaaagaatcctcttctatgttggtggaaaaaccttctctcctccagacgcaaagaatgcccccttgtgcccgtcaccttccttggtataaacagatcctcagcgagatatttgtattgtccccttatatacttatacatggttattagatcgcccctcagtcgtcttttttctagactaaataatcctaattttgctaatctatctgggtattatagttctcccatcccctttattaattttgttgccctcctttgtactctctctagttccattatatccttcctgagcaccggtgcccaaaactgaacacagtgctccatgtgcggtctaactagagatttgtacagaggcagtataatgctctcatcataagtatccagacctcttttaatgcaccccatgatcctgtttgccttggcagctgctgcctggcactggctgctccagataagtttatcattaactaggatccccaagtccttctccctgtcagatttacccagtggtttcccattcagtgtgtaatggtgatattgattccttcttcccatgtgtataaccttacatttatcattgtt is a window encoding:
- the GNGT2 gene encoding guanine nucleotide-binding protein G(I)/G(S)/G(O) subunit gamma-T2; this translates as MAQDMTEKDLLKMEVEQLRKETKTERVLVSKSAQEMKTYVESLATEDPLIKGVPEDKNPFKEKGGCSVS